One window of Mediterraneibacter butyricigenes genomic DNA carries:
- a CDS encoding alpha-amylase family glycosyl hydrolase yields the protein MKRVQGCPRPLGMTRTGNRVNFSVAVPEKSSCDLILYSEQYKNPKRFSMPYDPLCGEVRCLGIEEAPEDLGYLYEKDGVSYPDPHAKRLVFSDTEEILRCGLPQTFAWEEDRPLSIPEHQVIAYSLHVRGFTKHPSSRVRQKGTFAGVREKIPYLKDLGINQIHCMPVYEFQKVQGKKVNYWGYGPGYFFAPNHSYAGNEDAAGELKQMILDCHRSGIEVILSFPFSEGIRISEMLHCLEYYRIEYHVDGFLINPYLLPWEQVASDPLLQGAKLYRKDETFQNVMRRFLKGDEGMIGSVEEQLRRHAGSEGAFNYITDHTGFTLQDLVSYEEKHNEANGEKNQDGPDYNYSWNCGAEGPTRKETVLALRKQQVRNAFALLLLAQGIPCILAGDEFGNSQKGNNNVYCQDNATAWLNWNSLNKGSELYEEVKALIAFRKKWEILHQDRPLLRVDVERTGLPDLSYHGTSAWMEPNDVASRLLGVLYSRKNENGEQEACYVAYNMHWLDHIIALPVLPGKKTWYLAVDGEKGVLKRMKVLKNQRELVIKARTIQVLVSR from the coding sequence ATGAAAAGAGTACAGGGATGCCCCAGACCTCTGGGGATGACACGCACAGGAAATCGAGTGAATTTTTCGGTAGCGGTACCGGAAAAAAGTTCCTGTGACCTGATTCTGTACTCTGAACAATATAAAAATCCAAAACGGTTTTCAATGCCCTATGATCCTCTCTGCGGAGAGGTGAGATGCCTGGGGATAGAAGAGGCACCAGAAGATCTGGGATATCTTTATGAAAAAGATGGAGTATCCTATCCGGACCCACATGCAAAACGGCTCGTGTTTTCTGATACGGAGGAGATTCTCCGGTGTGGTCTGCCTCAGACTTTTGCCTGGGAAGAGGATCGTCCTCTTTCTATCCCGGAACATCAGGTGATTGCGTACAGTCTTCATGTCAGAGGCTTTACGAAGCATCCGTCTTCCAGAGTCAGACAGAAGGGAACCTTTGCAGGGGTGAGGGAGAAGATTCCTTATCTCAAAGATCTGGGGATCAATCAGATCCACTGTATGCCGGTCTATGAATTTCAGAAGGTTCAGGGCAAAAAGGTGAATTACTGGGGATACGGACCGGGCTATTTCTTTGCGCCGAACCATTCCTATGCAGGCAATGAGGATGCAGCGGGCGAACTGAAACAAATGATCCTGGACTGTCACAGGTCGGGGATTGAAGTGATCCTTTCTTTCCCGTTTTCGGAGGGAATCCGGATCAGTGAAATGCTTCATTGTCTGGAGTATTATCGAATAGAATATCATGTGGACGGATTTCTGATCAATCCGTATCTGCTGCCCTGGGAACAGGTCGCTTCTGATCCGTTGCTTCAGGGGGCAAAGTTATATCGAAAAGATGAGACGTTCCAGAATGTGATGCGCCGGTTCCTGAAAGGGGACGAAGGCATGATCGGTTCTGTGGAAGAGCAGTTGAGAAGGCATGCCGGTTCAGAGGGAGCCTTTAACTATATTACGGATCATACGGGATTTACGCTTCAGGATCTGGTGTCTTATGAAGAAAAACATAACGAGGCCAACGGGGAGAAGAATCAGGACGGACCGGATTATAATTACAGTTGGAATTGCGGTGCCGAAGGACCGACCAGAAAAGAGACAGTGCTCGCACTTCGAAAGCAGCAGGTAAGAAATGCATTTGCGCTGTTGTTGCTGGCACAGGGGATTCCCTGTATTCTTGCGGGAGATGAATTCGGTAATTCCCAGAAAGGAAATAATAACGTCTATTGTCAGGACAATGCGACCGCCTGGTTGAACTGGAATTCTCTGAACAAGGGATCGGAACTATACGAAGAAGTGAAGGCGTTGATCGCATTTCGAAAGAAATGGGAAATCCTGCATCAGGATCGTCCGCTTCTGAGAGTAGATGTAGAGCGGACAGGACTTCCGGATCTGTCATATCACGGGACCAGTGCCTGGATGGAACCAAACGATGTGGCAAGCAGGTTGCTCGGAGTCCTGTACAGCAGGAAGAATGAAAACGGGGAACAGGAAGCCTGTTATGTGGCATATAACATGCACTGGCTGGATCATATCATTGCGCTGCCGGTTCTTCCCGGAAAGAAAACCTGGTATCTGGCGGTGGATGGAGAAAAAGGCGTACTGAAAAGAATGAAAGTCCTGAAAAATCAACGGGAACTGGTGATAAAAGCAAGAACAATTCAGGTGCTTGTGAGCAGATAA